From a region of the Falco cherrug isolate bFalChe1 chromosome 9, bFalChe1.pri, whole genome shotgun sequence genome:
- the DNA2 gene encoding DNA replication ATP-dependent helicase/nuclease DNA2 isoform X1 encodes MEESFQKTVTGSSDTILKNGLNNRYLVLEVSVKQRNGSDPEKHLTITASQSLEDTELCILRNGWESVPVVPGDIIHLEGECSSGTWVINEQSGYLVLYPDLLLSGTVISNSIRCMRRAVLSERFRGSESGSRQMLIGTILHEIFQQSVTNNLAQEKVEELASRIVYGQKYLKEMYHLNLKQREIMQEVEEYLPSFFKWADDFMYNPANQIKMQLKLSSGEKPEDSSSKIEIVGIVDIEENIWSPRFGLKGKIDVTARVKIHRQSGVQSRIMPLELKSGKESNSIEHRSQVVLYTLLNLERRVDPEAGFLLYLKTGNMYPVSGARMDRRELMKLRNHVAFYLKHSTYKSAIGRQRSQLAALPPVIDDSQACKYCSQIHNCFLYSRAVEQKMDSVCLPPAMVPIIERETQHLKPSHLEYFSLWYLLLTLELQSGEGKKGYKNIWMIPALEREKAGDCVGNMVRVDEVQEISKGQYLHFFQRRNGAIPGKNLLVGDRVVVSGEENGLLGLATGYVREVGVAKVSCWLDRNLSKLPENTIYRLDHEEGDFGVGVPFENLSKLMEDSPVSERLRNLIIDFHKPRFIERLSSVLPAEAKETVASILKGLNKPQKQAMKQVLLSKDYTLIVGMPGTGKTTTICALVRILSACGFSVLLTSFTHTAVDNILLKLAKFKVGFLRLGRAQKVHPDIRKFTEEEICKSKSIKSVTDLEEVYNSQPVVATSCMGVNHPIFVQKQFDFCIVDEASQISQLICLGPLFCSKRFVLVGDHQQLPPLVLNAEARDLGMSESLFKRLEQNQNAVVQLTVQYRMNSKIMSLSNMLVYEGKLECGSEKVSNATANLPNLKKLKLELVDASKTWLKEVLDPDTPVCFLNTEKVPAPEHAERGGVSNVTEAKLVFLLTSLFIKAGCKPSDIGIISPYRHQLKTITDLMAKLNENRVEVNTVDKYQGRDKSIIIVSFVRNSSDENLGTLLKDWRRLNVAITRAKHKLIMVGCVPFLCCYPPLEKLLCHLQSEAMIFNLPAGAHESIHKCNIL; translated from the exons ATGGAGGAGAG ttttcagaagacaGTGACTGGCAGCTCTGACACCATACTTAAGAATGGGTTGAACAACAGATACCTTGTGTTGGAAGTCAGCgtaaaacagagaaatggaagTGACCCTGAGAAACACTTGACAATTACAGCATCTCAGTCACTGGAAGACACAGAACTGTGCATTCTTAGGAATGGCTG GGAGTCTGTTCCAGTTGTTCCAGGAGACATAATTCATTTAGAAGGGGAGTGTAGCTCCGGTACCTGGGTCATAAATGAACAGTCTGGATACCTGGTTCTTTACCCAgatctgctgctttctggcactGTGATCTCAAATAGCATTCGATGTATGAGAAGAGCAGTGCTGAGTGAAAGGTTTAGG GGCTCAGAGTCTGGTTCGCGCCAAATGCTCATTGGTACAATTCTTCATGAAATTTTCCAGCAGTCGGTCACAAATAATTTGGCACAAGAAAAAGTAGAAGAACTAGCAAGTAGAATTGTGTATGGACAGAAGTATCTCAAAGAAAT GTATCACTTAAAtctgaaacaaagagaaataatgCAGGAAGTGGAAGAATATTTgccatcattttttaaatgggcGGATGACTTCATGTACAATCCAGCTAACCAAATTAAAATGCAACTAAAACT GTCAAGTGGTGAAAAACCTGAAGATTCCTCTTCTAAGATAGAGATTGTAGGTATCGTAGACATTGAAGAGAATATCTGGTCTCCCAggtttgggttgaaaggaaAGATTGATGTTACAGCCAGGGTGAAAATCCATCGCCAGTCTGGAGTACAGTCTAGGATAATGCCATTGGAGCTCAAGTCTGGCAAGGAATCTAACTCCATAGAGCACAGAAGTCAG GTTGTTCTGTATACACTGTTGAACTTGGAACGGAGAGTTGATCCTGAAGCTGGATTTCTTCTTTATCTTAAAACTGGTAATATGTACCCTGTTTCTGGAGCTCGCATGGACCGAAGAG AATTAATGAAGTTAAGAAACCATGTGGCCTTCTACTTAAAGCACAGTACATATAAATCTGCCATAGGAAGACAGCGTTCACAGCTTGCTGCTTTGCCTCCTGTCATTGATGACAGTCAAGCCTGTAAATATTGCTCCCAAATACACAATTGCTTTCTATacagcag AGCTGTAGAGCAAAAGATGGACAGTGTGTGTCTTCCTCCTGCTATGGTACCCATTATTGAAAGAGAGACCCAGCACCTGAAACCCTCTCACTTAGAGTATTTCAGCCTGTGGTATCTATTGTTAACCTTGGAGCTGCAAAGTGGAGAGGGTaaaaaaggatataaaaatatatggatGATACCTGCTTTGGAAAG AGAGAAGGCTGGAGATTGTGTTGGGAACATGGTCAGAGTTGATGAAGTGCAGGAAATTTCCAAGGGACAGtatctacatttttttcaacGTAGAAATGGTGCCATACCTGGAAAAAACTTACTGGTTGGCGATAGAGTGGTTGTGAGCGGAGAGGAAAATGGTTTACTTGGTTTGGCTACTGGCTATGTTAGAGAAGTCGGTGTGGCAAAAGTCTCCTGTTGGTTGGACAG GAATTTGTCAAAGCTCCCCGAGAACACCATATATAGGTTGGATCACGAGGAAGGAGATTTTGGTGTAGGAGTCCCTTTTGAAAACCTTTCTAAACTGATGGAAGATTCCCCAGTCAG TGAAAGGCTCCGCAATTTGATAATTGACTTCCACAAACCACGTTTTATTGAGCGTTTGAGCTCCGTCCTtcctgcagaagcaaaggaaactgTTGCAAGTATTTTAAAGG gtCTAAATAAGCCTCAGAAACAGGCAATGAAACAAGTGCTACTTTCGAAAGACTACACACTTATTGTGGGTATGCCTGGAACAGGAAAAACTACTACAATATGTGCTCTA GTGAGAATTCTTTCTGCTTGTGGCTTTAGTGTTCTTCTGACTAGTTTTACACACACTGCTGTAGACAATATCCTGCTAAAGCTAGCTAAATTCAAAGTTGGTTTCTTACGCTTGGGGCGAGCTCAGAAGGTTCATCCAGATATACGGAAgtttacagaagaagaaatttgCAAGTCCAAATCAATTAAGTCTGTAACAGATTTGGAAGAGGTCTACAATAGTCAG CCAGTGGTAGCAACGTCTTGTATGGGAGTAAATCACCCCATCTTTGTTCAGAAGCAGTTTGATTTCTGTATAGTTGATGAAGCTTCCCAAATAAGCCAGCTTATCTGTCTGGGCCCGCTATTCTGCTCCAAAAGGTTTGTGCTGGTAGGGGATCATCAGCAGCTGCCTCCACTTGTACTGAATGCAGAAGCAAG AGATCTTGGCATGAGTGAAAGCTTATTTAAAAGgctggaacaaaaccaaaatgctgtTGTCCAATTAACTGTGCAATACAGAATGAATAG TAAAATTATGTCTCTAAGTAACATGTTAGTGTATGAAGGCAAACTGGAATGTGGTTCAGAGAAGGTGTCAAATGCCACTGCTAACTTGCCCAACctaaaaaaattgaaactggAGCTTGTAGATGCTTCAAAAACATGGTTGAAAGAAGTACTTGATCCAGACACACctgtgtgttttctgaacaCAGAGAAG GTCCCAGCACCAGAACATGCGGAAAGAGGTGGTGTCAGTAATGTGACAGAAGCTAAATTAGTGTTCTTGCTCACTTCTTTATTTATTAAG GCTGGCTGTAAGCCTTCAGACATTGGCATTATATCACCATACAGACATCAGTTAAAAACAATCACTGATTTGATGGCAAAATTGAATGAGAACAGAGTGGAAGTCAATACAGTAGACAAATACCAAGGAAGAGACAAAAGTATCATAATTGTATCTTTTGTTAGGAACAGTAGTGATGAAAAT CTTGGCACCCTCCTGAAGGACTGGCGACGTCTTAATGTTGCTATCACGAGAGCCAAGCACAAACTGATCATGGTGGGCTGCGTTCCATTCCTGTGCTGCTATCCTCCGTTAGAGAAGCTGCTCTGCCATTTGCAGTCTGAGGCAATG ATCTTCAATCTTCCAGCAGGGGCTCATGAAAGTATCCACAAATGTAACATTTTATGA
- the DNA2 gene encoding DNA replication ATP-dependent helicase/nuclease DNA2 isoform X2: MLIGTILHEIFQQSVTNNLAQEKVEELASRIVYGQKYLKEMYHLNLKQREIMQEVEEYLPSFFKWADDFMYNPANQIKMQLKLSSGEKPEDSSSKIEIVGIVDIEENIWSPRFGLKGKIDVTARVKIHRQSGVQSRIMPLELKSGKESNSIEHRSQVVLYTLLNLERRVDPEAGFLLYLKTGNMYPVSGARMDRRELMKLRNHVAFYLKHSTYKSAIGRQRSQLAALPPVIDDSQACKYCSQIHNCFLYSRAVEQKMDSVCLPPAMVPIIERETQHLKPSHLEYFSLWYLLLTLELQSGEGKKGYKNIWMIPALEREKAGDCVGNMVRVDEVQEISKGQYLHFFQRRNGAIPGKNLLVGDRVVVSGEENGLLGLATGYVREVGVAKVSCWLDRNLSKLPENTIYRLDHEEGDFGVGVPFENLSKLMEDSPVSERLRNLIIDFHKPRFIERLSSVLPAEAKETVASILKGLNKPQKQAMKQVLLSKDYTLIVGMPGTGKTTTICALVRILSACGFSVLLTSFTHTAVDNILLKLAKFKVGFLRLGRAQKVHPDIRKFTEEEICKSKSIKSVTDLEEVYNSQPVVATSCMGVNHPIFVQKQFDFCIVDEASQISQLICLGPLFCSKRFVLVGDHQQLPPLVLNAEARDLGMSESLFKRLEQNQNAVVQLTVQYRMNSKIMSLSNMLVYEGKLECGSEKVSNATANLPNLKKLKLELVDASKTWLKEVLDPDTPVCFLNTEKVPAPEHAERGGVSNVTEAKLVFLLTSLFIKAGCKPSDIGIISPYRHQLKTITDLMAKLNENRVEVNTVDKYQGRDKSIIIVSFVRNSSDENLGTLLKDWRRLNVAITRAKHKLIMVGCVPFLCCYPPLEKLLCHLQSEAMIFNLPAGAHESIHKCNIL; the protein is encoded by the exons ATGCTCATTGGTACAATTCTTCATGAAATTTTCCAGCAGTCGGTCACAAATAATTTGGCACAAGAAAAAGTAGAAGAACTAGCAAGTAGAATTGTGTATGGACAGAAGTATCTCAAAGAAAT GTATCACTTAAAtctgaaacaaagagaaataatgCAGGAAGTGGAAGAATATTTgccatcattttttaaatgggcGGATGACTTCATGTACAATCCAGCTAACCAAATTAAAATGCAACTAAAACT GTCAAGTGGTGAAAAACCTGAAGATTCCTCTTCTAAGATAGAGATTGTAGGTATCGTAGACATTGAAGAGAATATCTGGTCTCCCAggtttgggttgaaaggaaAGATTGATGTTACAGCCAGGGTGAAAATCCATCGCCAGTCTGGAGTACAGTCTAGGATAATGCCATTGGAGCTCAAGTCTGGCAAGGAATCTAACTCCATAGAGCACAGAAGTCAG GTTGTTCTGTATACACTGTTGAACTTGGAACGGAGAGTTGATCCTGAAGCTGGATTTCTTCTTTATCTTAAAACTGGTAATATGTACCCTGTTTCTGGAGCTCGCATGGACCGAAGAG AATTAATGAAGTTAAGAAACCATGTGGCCTTCTACTTAAAGCACAGTACATATAAATCTGCCATAGGAAGACAGCGTTCACAGCTTGCTGCTTTGCCTCCTGTCATTGATGACAGTCAAGCCTGTAAATATTGCTCCCAAATACACAATTGCTTTCTATacagcag AGCTGTAGAGCAAAAGATGGACAGTGTGTGTCTTCCTCCTGCTATGGTACCCATTATTGAAAGAGAGACCCAGCACCTGAAACCCTCTCACTTAGAGTATTTCAGCCTGTGGTATCTATTGTTAACCTTGGAGCTGCAAAGTGGAGAGGGTaaaaaaggatataaaaatatatggatGATACCTGCTTTGGAAAG AGAGAAGGCTGGAGATTGTGTTGGGAACATGGTCAGAGTTGATGAAGTGCAGGAAATTTCCAAGGGACAGtatctacatttttttcaacGTAGAAATGGTGCCATACCTGGAAAAAACTTACTGGTTGGCGATAGAGTGGTTGTGAGCGGAGAGGAAAATGGTTTACTTGGTTTGGCTACTGGCTATGTTAGAGAAGTCGGTGTGGCAAAAGTCTCCTGTTGGTTGGACAG GAATTTGTCAAAGCTCCCCGAGAACACCATATATAGGTTGGATCACGAGGAAGGAGATTTTGGTGTAGGAGTCCCTTTTGAAAACCTTTCTAAACTGATGGAAGATTCCCCAGTCAG TGAAAGGCTCCGCAATTTGATAATTGACTTCCACAAACCACGTTTTATTGAGCGTTTGAGCTCCGTCCTtcctgcagaagcaaaggaaactgTTGCAAGTATTTTAAAGG gtCTAAATAAGCCTCAGAAACAGGCAATGAAACAAGTGCTACTTTCGAAAGACTACACACTTATTGTGGGTATGCCTGGAACAGGAAAAACTACTACAATATGTGCTCTA GTGAGAATTCTTTCTGCTTGTGGCTTTAGTGTTCTTCTGACTAGTTTTACACACACTGCTGTAGACAATATCCTGCTAAAGCTAGCTAAATTCAAAGTTGGTTTCTTACGCTTGGGGCGAGCTCAGAAGGTTCATCCAGATATACGGAAgtttacagaagaagaaatttgCAAGTCCAAATCAATTAAGTCTGTAACAGATTTGGAAGAGGTCTACAATAGTCAG CCAGTGGTAGCAACGTCTTGTATGGGAGTAAATCACCCCATCTTTGTTCAGAAGCAGTTTGATTTCTGTATAGTTGATGAAGCTTCCCAAATAAGCCAGCTTATCTGTCTGGGCCCGCTATTCTGCTCCAAAAGGTTTGTGCTGGTAGGGGATCATCAGCAGCTGCCTCCACTTGTACTGAATGCAGAAGCAAG AGATCTTGGCATGAGTGAAAGCTTATTTAAAAGgctggaacaaaaccaaaatgctgtTGTCCAATTAACTGTGCAATACAGAATGAATAG TAAAATTATGTCTCTAAGTAACATGTTAGTGTATGAAGGCAAACTGGAATGTGGTTCAGAGAAGGTGTCAAATGCCACTGCTAACTTGCCCAACctaaaaaaattgaaactggAGCTTGTAGATGCTTCAAAAACATGGTTGAAAGAAGTACTTGATCCAGACACACctgtgtgttttctgaacaCAGAGAAG GTCCCAGCACCAGAACATGCGGAAAGAGGTGGTGTCAGTAATGTGACAGAAGCTAAATTAGTGTTCTTGCTCACTTCTTTATTTATTAAG GCTGGCTGTAAGCCTTCAGACATTGGCATTATATCACCATACAGACATCAGTTAAAAACAATCACTGATTTGATGGCAAAATTGAATGAGAACAGAGTGGAAGTCAATACAGTAGACAAATACCAAGGAAGAGACAAAAGTATCATAATTGTATCTTTTGTTAGGAACAGTAGTGATGAAAAT CTTGGCACCCTCCTGAAGGACTGGCGACGTCTTAATGTTGCTATCACGAGAGCCAAGCACAAACTGATCATGGTGGGCTGCGTTCCATTCCTGTGCTGCTATCCTCCGTTAGAGAAGCTGCTCTGCCATTTGCAGTCTGAGGCAATG ATCTTCAATCTTCCAGCAGGGGCTCATGAAAGTATCCACAAATGTAACATTTTATGA